Proteins from one Nilaparvata lugens isolate BPH unplaced genomic scaffold, ASM1435652v1 scaffold7561, whole genome shotgun sequence genomic window:
- the LOC120356703 gene encoding choline O-acetyltransferase-like yields the protein MIENILGDGIDCHLLGLREQSKLLDQPMDLFKDECYRIANHFALSTSQVPTTSDCVLGYGPVVPDGYGCCYNPWPNSITFCISAFHSSESTKSSLFAQNLEDSLLAMQELLQSRGT from the exons atgattgaaaatattctgggaGACGGAATTGACTGTCACTTGCTGGGCCTCAGAGAACAGTCCAAACTTCTCGATCAACCGATGGACTTGTTCAAGGACGAATGTTACAGAATAGCTAATCATTTTGCCTTATCCACAAGTCAG GTTCCAACCACATCTGACTGCGTTCTGGGATATGGTCCGGTGGTACCAGACGGTTACGGATGCTGTTACAACCCGTGGCCCAATTCTATCACTTTCTGCATATCGGCGTTCCATTCATCCGAGTCGACCAAATCGTCACTTTTCGCACAGAATCTGGAAGACAGTTTGCTGGCCATGCAAGAACTGCTGCAATCCAGGGGGACATAG